In the Brassica napus cultivar Da-Ae chromosome A7, Da-Ae, whole genome shotgun sequence genome, one interval contains:
- the LOC106400063 gene encoding endoplasmic reticulum-Golgi intermediate compartment protein 3-like → MAGVMNRLKNLDAYPKINDDFYSRTLSGGLITLASSLVMLILFFSELRLYLHPVTESQLRVDTSRGEKLRINFDVTFPALACSIISLDSMDISGEKHLDVRHDISKRRLDAYGNVIETRQDGIGHTKIENPLQKHGGRLEHNETYCGSCYGAEASDDECCNSCEEVREAYRKKGWAMTDPDIIDQCKREGFVQRVKEEEGEGCNIFGFLEVNKVAGSFHFVPGKTFRQSGFHLQDLLVFQGDSYNISHKVNSLTFGERFPGVVNPLDGVQWTQETLNGMYQYFIKVVPTEYTDVRGHVIQSNQFSVTEHFEKTEAGRTQSLPGVFFFYDLSPIKVIFTEQHVEFLHFLTNVCAIVGGIFTVSGIIDSFVYHGQRAIKKKMEIGKFG, encoded by the exons ATGGCTGGCGTGATGAACAGATTGAAGAACTTGGACGCTTACCCCAAGATCAACGACGACTTCTACAGCCGCACTCTCTCCGGCGGCTTGATCACGCTTGCTTCCTCCCTCGTCATGCTCATCCTCTTCTTCTCCGAGCTTC GACTTTATCTCCATCCCGTTACTGAGTCTCAGCTCCGTGTTGATACATCAAGAGGAGAGAAGCTACGCATCAAT ttTGATGTGACATTCCCTGCTCTTGCTTGTTCCATTATAAGCCTTGATTCGATGGATATTAGCGGAGAGAAGCATCTAGATGTG AGACATGATATATCTAAGAGGAGGTTAGATGCTTATGGGAATGTTATTGAGACGAGACAAGATGGGATTGGTCATACAAAG ATTGAAAATCCATTGCAAAAACATGGTGGGAGGCTAGAGCATAATGAAACTTATTGTGGTTCTTGTTATGGAGCTGAAGCT TCAGATGATGAGTGTTGTAACTCTTGTGAGGAAGTTCGGGAAGCTTATAGAAAGAAAGGTTGGGCCATGACAGACCCTGATATCATTGACCAG TGTAAAAGAGAAGGTTTTGTGCAAAGGGTTAAGGAGGAGGAAGGTGAAGGTTGTAACATATTCGGTTTCTTGGAAGTTAATAAAGTGGCTGGGAGTTTTCATTTCGTTCCTGGGAAAACCTTCCGTCAATCAGGCTTTCATTTACAAGATCTGTTAGTGTTCCAAGGAGATAGTTACAAT ATAAGCCACAAGGTGAACAGCCTGACCTTTGGTGAACGTTTCCCTGGTGTAGTGAATCCCTTAGATGG TGTGCAGTGGACTCAGGAGACATTGAATGGCATGTATCAGTATTTCATCAAG GTTGTACCTACCGAGTACACAGATGTTAGAGGCCATGTTATTCAGTCAAACCAG TTCTCTGTGACAGAGCACTTCGAGAAAACGGAAGCAGGACGCACGCAGTCACTGCctggtgttttctttttctacGATCTTTCTCCAATTAAG GTGATTTTTACAGAGCAGCATGTGGAGTTCTTGCACTTCCTCACCAATGTTTGCGCTATTGTAGGAG GCATTTTCACGGTTTCCGGAATCATTGATTCATTTGTATATCATGGACAACGGGCGATAAAGAAAAAGATGGAGATTGGTAAATTTGGCTGA